In Hermetia illucens chromosome 1, iHerIll2.2.curated.20191125, whole genome shotgun sequence, one genomic interval encodes:
- the LOC119659212 gene encoding GPI inositol-deacylase isoform X2: MLTRLFLIVSLFSLCFYLYGILYTILNVEPNSCTMTYMFKYPQFVRIHFKENDDFPKYGLYAYSEGGLTEKARAKEFTGAPVIFVPGNSGSHKQARSLASIALQKGLDNGWRQHLDYFTIDYNEEYSALFGGYLENQKTFLKHSIKTVLNLYKKLEHRPTQVVLVGHSMGGKISETLLADPEYTPYINTIISIAGPVDQPVINIDPYIEAFYRNTENALSNSMRINEITNTTNYCGKQISTYVNSNKEKTKLPLDDILFITIGGGSRDFLVQSGLTSSKYSDIHALTTSIPLVWLPVDHLCAVWCKELMLVINRFLYDIISYQRHKNAYRSGQSFVKEKDIKLSKASYHFVKPTRNQQRNEINMISNEHSLGDWVEDSRRVFNVAFKDGLKETRYQMIRLLDIPQHQILTVEAVNIESHDWVYGCAAIEVVGSMRVCSKATSLTHLANHLPSAKHERYFLSVDLHKLKRANPNWTHVLLRIAPTRKPIWLNVDIHSPGDRLLQIQMPKWYSYSKVLLKNDTMLGSSFFRLALTGLEEAHQALEIELKPRRCTSDEDHAVAEVCVPWTRGCERFQYITYKQHKSIMVSSTIPKPLKYNTSENPIYINLHLDPSCRYSVSMKNSFGGTLSRIFLQFSHWLPAHLTAILFLALRYQISISPQGSAFKCGKLHSALLSCSPFFIITATRIFAKFIQSARVLPEPDDFHQSMLVSIIIHGTALALLTLLTGGVWLGITICGSVLHKLIFKTVQLPIPPISSAVVPIIQKIPVSAVVVLISMMFAACGGLGLICACVVHFILMTKRYEDYLEEFVFKTARMIAEKLFGKKSHNNPASDANNETQPSDEKVELEESESQPQQENQSQLAEQNTLSSADIQKLGLSKTDEDMLNRIDQLNDEELDKLLKETIDKQREMNRQRLEADAAKRKEYDSIHEGLSGINFHMTLFLLLILLAIMNFPATLSWAKNYHYSRKLVPDPSLIPGTIVLAALAIIWQFNTPRNICAYRFVSVILYILAAICIIYCQDSVYRLNAVISTAFVFIALHQIFAPKIKEANSEDDGDDELRVRIEKMKATLTDSIIAEEG; the protein is encoded by the exons ATGCTCACTAGACTGTTTTTAATTGTGTCCTTGTTCAGTTTGTGTTTCTACCTCTACGGTATATTGTACACGATCTTAAATGTCGAGCCGAACTCCTGCACCATGACGTACATGTTCAAATATCCGCAGTTTGTG CGAATTCACTTCAAGGAAAATGACGACTTTCCAAAATACGGACTGTATGCTTACTCGGAAGGTGGTTTAACTGAGAAAGCGCGCGCTAAGGAATTCACTGGTGCTCCAGTTATATTCGTTCCTGGTAATAGCGGATCACACAAACAG GCTCGATCTCTAGCATCTATTGCTCTGCAAAAGGGCTTGGACAATGGGTGGCGACAACATTTGGACTATTTCACAA TTGACTACAATGAGGAATACTCAGCATTGTTTGGAGGCTACTTAGAAAACcaaaaaacttttttaaaacatAGTATTAAAACGGTATTGAATCTGTACAAAAAGCTTGAACATCGACCAACACAAGTGGTTCTGGTTGGCCACTCTATGGGCGGTAAAATCTCGGAAACTCTGTTAGCTGATCCTGAATATACACCTTACATCAACACGATTATAAGCATAGCAGGGCCAGTAGATCAACCTGTCATAAATATTGATCCTTATATTGAAGCGTTTTATAGAAATACAGAGAATGCACTATCCAATTCAATGCGGATTAATGAAATAACCAATACCACAAATTACTGTGGCAAACAAATTTCTACATATGTTAACAGCAATAAAGAGAAGACAAAATTACCCCTGGATGACATTCTGTTTATTACAATCGGAGGAGGCAGTAGAGATTTCTTAGTGCAATCCGGGTTAACTTCTTCAAAATATAGCGACATTCATGCACTG ACTACTTCCATCCCGTTGGTGTGGCTTCCAGTGGATCATTTGTGTGCAGTTTGGTGTAAGGAGTTGATGCTCGTTATAAATCGTTTCCTTTACGATATTATATCGTACCAAAGGCATAAAAATGCCTACCGATCGGGCCAGAGTTTTGTGAAGGAGAAAGACATAAAACTGTCGAAAGCATCCTATCATTTCGTG AAACCAACTCGCAATCAACAAAGAAATGAAATCAATATGATATCTAACGAACATAGCCTAGGCGACTGGGTCGAAGATTCGCGGCGAGTGTTTAATGTTGCTTTTAAAGATGGCTTGAAAGAGACGCGATATCAAATGATTCGATTACTGGACATACCACAACATCAG ATACTAACAGTGGAAGCAGTTAACATTGAATCACATGATTGGGTTTATGGATGTGCTGCAATCGAAGTGGTGGGGAGTATGAGAGTCTG TTCAAAAGCAACATCCCTCACTCATTTAGCAAATCACTTACCATCTGCCAAGCATGAAAGATACTTCCTTTCCGTCGACCTACATAAGTTGAAGAGAGCTAATCCTAATTGGACACATGTGCTGTTGCGTATTGCACCCACTAGAAAACCA ATTTGGTTGAATGTTGACATCCACAGTCCTGGTGATCGGTTGTTGCAAATACAGATGCCCAAATGGTATTCGTATTCAAAAGTTTTATTAAAGAATGACACAATGCTAGGATCTTCATTTTTCCGTTTGGCCCTCACAG GCCTTGAAGAGGCACACCAAGCATTAGAGATAGAATTGAAACCTCGACGATGCACTTCAGACGAAGATCATGCTGTGGCGGAAGTATGTGTTCCGTGGACACGTGGTTGTGAAAGATTTCAATATATAAC ATATAAGCAACATAAGTCAATAATGGTCAGTAGCACAATACCTAAACCATTAAAGTACAACACATCGGAGAACCCCATTTACATAAATCTTCATTTGGATCCATCGTGCCGATATTCTGTGAG caTGAAAAACTCGTTTGGAGGAACATTATCGCGGATTTTCCTACAATTCTCGCATTGGCTGCCTGCTCATTTAACCGCTATTCTATTTCTTGCTTTGCGATATCAAATATCGATTTCACCTCAAGGTTCAGCTTTTAAATGTGGCAAACTGCATTCTGCTCTTCTAAGTTGTTCTCCGTTTTTCATTATAACCG CTACGcgtatttttgcaaaatttatacAAAGTGCCCGTGTTCTGCCGGAACCAGATGATTTTCATCAATCGATGTTAGTCTCGATAATTATACATGGCACAGCCTTGGCGCTTCTCACACTGTTAACAGGGGGAGTTTGGTTAGGCATTACAATTTGCGGAAGCGTTCTTCATAAGTTAATATTCAA GACTGTTCAACTACCAATACCGCCAATATCCTCCGCCGTTGTTCCCATCATACAGAAAATACCCGTATCAGCAGTTGTCGTTTTAATTTCAATGATGTTCGCCGCTTGTGGTGGCTTAGGATTGATTTGCGCTTGTGTTGTTCATTTTATCCTG ATGACAAAGAGGTACGAGGACTATTTAGAAGAGTTTGTGTTCAAAACTGCAAGAATGATCGCCGAAAAACTTTTCGGGAAGAAAAGTCATAACAACCCAGCAAGTGACGCAAATAATGAAACCCAACCATCTGATGAAAAAGTC GAACTAGAAGAATCGGAAAGTCAGCCACAGCAAGAAAACCAGAGTCAGCTTGCCGAGCAGAATACTTTATCGAGCGCCGATATCCAAAAGTTAGGATTGAGCAAGACCGATGAAGACATGTTAAACCGGATCGATCAGCTGAACGACGAGGAATTGGATAAACTTCTAAAGGAAACCATTGATAAACAGCGGGAAATGAATCGACAACGGCTTGAAGCAGATGCTGCCAAACGGAAGGAATATGACTCTATACATGAAGGTTTAAGTGGAATCAATTTCCATATGACATtatttttgttgctgattttATTAGCAATAATGAACTTCCCGGCGACTCTGTCATGGGCGAAGAATTATCA TTATTCGCGCAAATTAGTACCTGACCCAAGTCTCATTCCTGGAACCATAGTTCTCGCTGCATTGGCTATTATATGGCAATTTAACACACCAAGGAATAT CTGTGCATATCGTTTCGTATCTGTTATACTGTACATCTTAGCCGCCATCTGCATAATTTATTGCCAAGACTCTGTTTATCGCTTGAATGCTGTTATAAGCACCGCATTTGTATTTATTGCCTTACATCAAATTTTCGCTCCAAAAATCAAAGAGGCCAACAGCGAAGATGATGGAGATGATGAGCTCAGAGTTAGGATTGAGAAGATGAAAGCTACTTTGACAGACTCCATAATCGCAGAAGAGGGGTAA
- the LOC119647003 gene encoding transcription factor Adf-1-like — protein sequence MDGDLYLITLVRNRPVLWSKNSTTKSNSDEDREHAWREISQKIGTGSDWIEARWRSLQERFHAALKLSGTKQPKFKYFNEMLFLAPEVRTHQNRKKLISNEPEFIITKKELEDYSDDGDSENVFEEIITESEEPQTVDQTTHTVITEIFGDECDSTEPENENNPQHTQKRPSSQLYQGDIEEETVDVEQPPVKMSKLESSATIKIKEENEAEAITTSAKDCEDFKEDSKPIEMLAPNSVEKSSDRCEDTIFGELVTVMLKGIPDAKKKQAKKEIMNILLS from the exons ATGGATGGTGATTTGTACCTGATAACACTCGTGAGGAATCGTCCCGTATTATGGAGCAAAAATTCAACTACCAAAAGCAATAGCGATGAAGATAGAGAACATGCTTGGAGGGAAATTTCTCAGAAGATTGGAACGGGGA GTGATTGGATTGAGGCGCGATGGCGCAGTCTTCAAGAACGCTTCCATGCTGCCCTTAAGCTAAGTGGCACAAAACAAccgaaattcaaatatttcaacgAAATGCTATTCTTAGCACCAGAAGTGAGAACTcatcaaaatagaaaaaaactaaTTTCAAATGAACCTGAATTTATAATCACTAAGAAAGAGTTGGAGGATTATAGTGATGATGGAGACAGTGAAAATGTGTTTGAAGAAATAATAACTGAGTCCGAAGAACCTCAAACGGTGGATCAAACCACGCACACTGTTATCACGGAGATCTTTGGTGATGAATGCGATTCAACAGAACCCGAAAATGAGAATAACCCGCAGCATACACAAAAGCGCCCGTCATCACAACTTTATCAGGGAGACATTGAGGAGGAAACTGTTGACGTGGAGCAACCCCCAGTGAAAATGTCCAAACTAGAATCGTCAGCTACTATTAAAATCAAGGAAGAAAACGAAGCAGAAGCTATTACGACAAGTGCTAAAGATTGTGAAGATTTTAAAGAAGATTCGAAGCCAATAGAAATGTTAGCCCCCAATTCTGTAGAAAAAAGCAGTGATCGTTGTGAGGATACCATCTTCGGCGAGCTTGTTACTGTTATGCTTAAGGGAATTCCGGAcgcaaaaaagaaacaagctAAGAAGGAAATAATGAATATTTTGCTTTCATAG
- the LOC119659212 gene encoding GPI inositol-deacylase isoform X1 — translation MLTRLFLIVSLFSLCFYLYGILYTILNVEPNSCTMTYMFKYPQFVRIHFKENDDFPKYGLYAYSEGGLTEKARAKEFTGAPVIFVPGNSGSHKQARSLASIALQKGLDNGWRQHLDYFTIDYNEEYSALFGGYLENQKTFLKHSIKTVLNLYKKLEHRPTQVVLVGHSMGGKISETLLADPEYTPYINTIISIAGPVDQPVINIDPYIEAFYRNTENALSNSMRINEITNTTNYCGKQISTYVNSNKEKTKLPLDDILFITIGGGSRDFLVQSGLTSSKYSDIHALTTSIPLVWLPVDHLCAVWCKELMLVINRFLYDIISYQRHKNAYRSGQSFVKEKDIKLSKASYHFVKPTRNQQRNEINMISNEHSLGDWVEDSRRVFNVAFKDGLKETRYQMIRLLDIPQHQILTVEAVNIESHDWVYGCAAIEVVGSMRVCSKATSLTHLANHLPSAKHERYFLSVDLHKLKRANPNWTHVLLRIAPTRKPIWLNVDIHSPGDRLLQIQMPKWYSYSKVLLKNDTMLGSSFFRLALTGLEEAHQALEIELKPRRCTSDEDHAVAEVCVPWTRGCERFQYITYKQHKSIMVSSTIPKPLKYNTSENPIYINLHLDPSCRYSVSMKNSFGGTLSRIFLQFSHWLPAHLTAILFLALRYQISISPQGSAFKCGKLHSALLSCSPFFIITATRIFAKFIQSARVLPEPDDFHQSMLVSIIIHGTALALLTLLTGGVWLGITICGSVLHKLIFKTVQLPIPPISSAVVPIIQKIPVSAVVVLISMMFAACGGLGLICACVVHFILMTKRYEDYLEEFVFKTARMIAEKLFGKKSHNNPASDANNETQPSDEKVVSEQTEKNQVKSKEDSENDEKERDDIGLEAESNTDQNSKQELEESESQPQQENQSQLAEQNTLSSADIQKLGLSKTDEDMLNRIDQLNDEELDKLLKETIDKQREMNRQRLEADAAKRKEYDSIHEGLSGINFHMTLFLLLILLAIMNFPATLSWAKNYHYSRKLVPDPSLIPGTIVLAALAIIWQFNTPRNICAYRFVSVILYILAAICIIYCQDSVYRLNAVISTAFVFIALHQIFAPKIKEANSEDDGDDELRVRIEKMKATLTDSIIAEEG, via the exons ATGCTCACTAGACTGTTTTTAATTGTGTCCTTGTTCAGTTTGTGTTTCTACCTCTACGGTATATTGTACACGATCTTAAATGTCGAGCCGAACTCCTGCACCATGACGTACATGTTCAAATATCCGCAGTTTGTG CGAATTCACTTCAAGGAAAATGACGACTTTCCAAAATACGGACTGTATGCTTACTCGGAAGGTGGTTTAACTGAGAAAGCGCGCGCTAAGGAATTCACTGGTGCTCCAGTTATATTCGTTCCTGGTAATAGCGGATCACACAAACAG GCTCGATCTCTAGCATCTATTGCTCTGCAAAAGGGCTTGGACAATGGGTGGCGACAACATTTGGACTATTTCACAA TTGACTACAATGAGGAATACTCAGCATTGTTTGGAGGCTACTTAGAAAACcaaaaaacttttttaaaacatAGTATTAAAACGGTATTGAATCTGTACAAAAAGCTTGAACATCGACCAACACAAGTGGTTCTGGTTGGCCACTCTATGGGCGGTAAAATCTCGGAAACTCTGTTAGCTGATCCTGAATATACACCTTACATCAACACGATTATAAGCATAGCAGGGCCAGTAGATCAACCTGTCATAAATATTGATCCTTATATTGAAGCGTTTTATAGAAATACAGAGAATGCACTATCCAATTCAATGCGGATTAATGAAATAACCAATACCACAAATTACTGTGGCAAACAAATTTCTACATATGTTAACAGCAATAAAGAGAAGACAAAATTACCCCTGGATGACATTCTGTTTATTACAATCGGAGGAGGCAGTAGAGATTTCTTAGTGCAATCCGGGTTAACTTCTTCAAAATATAGCGACATTCATGCACTG ACTACTTCCATCCCGTTGGTGTGGCTTCCAGTGGATCATTTGTGTGCAGTTTGGTGTAAGGAGTTGATGCTCGTTATAAATCGTTTCCTTTACGATATTATATCGTACCAAAGGCATAAAAATGCCTACCGATCGGGCCAGAGTTTTGTGAAGGAGAAAGACATAAAACTGTCGAAAGCATCCTATCATTTCGTG AAACCAACTCGCAATCAACAAAGAAATGAAATCAATATGATATCTAACGAACATAGCCTAGGCGACTGGGTCGAAGATTCGCGGCGAGTGTTTAATGTTGCTTTTAAAGATGGCTTGAAAGAGACGCGATATCAAATGATTCGATTACTGGACATACCACAACATCAG ATACTAACAGTGGAAGCAGTTAACATTGAATCACATGATTGGGTTTATGGATGTGCTGCAATCGAAGTGGTGGGGAGTATGAGAGTCTG TTCAAAAGCAACATCCCTCACTCATTTAGCAAATCACTTACCATCTGCCAAGCATGAAAGATACTTCCTTTCCGTCGACCTACATAAGTTGAAGAGAGCTAATCCTAATTGGACACATGTGCTGTTGCGTATTGCACCCACTAGAAAACCA ATTTGGTTGAATGTTGACATCCACAGTCCTGGTGATCGGTTGTTGCAAATACAGATGCCCAAATGGTATTCGTATTCAAAAGTTTTATTAAAGAATGACACAATGCTAGGATCTTCATTTTTCCGTTTGGCCCTCACAG GCCTTGAAGAGGCACACCAAGCATTAGAGATAGAATTGAAACCTCGACGATGCACTTCAGACGAAGATCATGCTGTGGCGGAAGTATGTGTTCCGTGGACACGTGGTTGTGAAAGATTTCAATATATAAC ATATAAGCAACATAAGTCAATAATGGTCAGTAGCACAATACCTAAACCATTAAAGTACAACACATCGGAGAACCCCATTTACATAAATCTTCATTTGGATCCATCGTGCCGATATTCTGTGAG caTGAAAAACTCGTTTGGAGGAACATTATCGCGGATTTTCCTACAATTCTCGCATTGGCTGCCTGCTCATTTAACCGCTATTCTATTTCTTGCTTTGCGATATCAAATATCGATTTCACCTCAAGGTTCAGCTTTTAAATGTGGCAAACTGCATTCTGCTCTTCTAAGTTGTTCTCCGTTTTTCATTATAACCG CTACGcgtatttttgcaaaatttatacAAAGTGCCCGTGTTCTGCCGGAACCAGATGATTTTCATCAATCGATGTTAGTCTCGATAATTATACATGGCACAGCCTTGGCGCTTCTCACACTGTTAACAGGGGGAGTTTGGTTAGGCATTACAATTTGCGGAAGCGTTCTTCATAAGTTAATATTCAA GACTGTTCAACTACCAATACCGCCAATATCCTCCGCCGTTGTTCCCATCATACAGAAAATACCCGTATCAGCAGTTGTCGTTTTAATTTCAATGATGTTCGCCGCTTGTGGTGGCTTAGGATTGATTTGCGCTTGTGTTGTTCATTTTATCCTG ATGACAAAGAGGTACGAGGACTATTTAGAAGAGTTTGTGTTCAAAACTGCAAGAATGATCGCCGAAAAACTTTTCGGGAAGAAAAGTCATAACAACCCAGCAAGTGACGCAAATAATGAAACCCAACCATCTGATGAAAAAGTCGTAAGTGAACAAACTGAGAAGAACCAAGTAAAGTCGAAAGAAGATtctgaaaatgatgaaaaagaGAGGGACGATATTGGATTGGAAGCCGAATCTAATACTGATCAAAATTCCAAACAGGAACTAGAAGAATCGGAAAGTCAGCCACAGCAAGAAAACCAGAGTCAGCTTGCCGAGCAGAATACTTTATCGAGCGCCGATATCCAAAAGTTAGGATTGAGCAAGACCGATGAAGACATGTTAAACCGGATCGATCAGCTGAACGACGAGGAATTGGATAAACTTCTAAAGGAAACCATTGATAAACAGCGGGAAATGAATCGACAACGGCTTGAAGCAGATGCTGCCAAACGGAAGGAATATGACTCTATACATGAAGGTTTAAGTGGAATCAATTTCCATATGACATtatttttgttgctgattttATTAGCAATAATGAACTTCCCGGCGACTCTGTCATGGGCGAAGAATTATCA TTATTCGCGCAAATTAGTACCTGACCCAAGTCTCATTCCTGGAACCATAGTTCTCGCTGCATTGGCTATTATATGGCAATTTAACACACCAAGGAATAT CTGTGCATATCGTTTCGTATCTGTTATACTGTACATCTTAGCCGCCATCTGCATAATTTATTGCCAAGACTCTGTTTATCGCTTGAATGCTGTTATAAGCACCGCATTTGTATTTATTGCCTTACATCAAATTTTCGCTCCAAAAATCAAAGAGGCCAACAGCGAAGATGATGGAGATGATGAGCTCAGAGTTAGGATTGAGAAGATGAAAGCTACTTTGACAGACTCCATAATCGCAGAAGAGGGGTAA